CGCAAAAGTTTCAGCCTAGGGCTTACCGGCGATACTGCGCTAAGAGCGCGCGAACGCGCGGGTGCGGTAATCCGTAGAGTACCCAACCGTCGGCTCCAACCATAGTGCGCGCACTCCAGAGCGCATCGTAAACGGCAGATTCTGCTGCATCGGCAGTTGCCGAATAAAGCGCATCGATGTGGTGTTCGTCCTCGTCTATGGTTTCGGTCTGCTTGCCGGGGTTGCGCCGCGTCAAATTCGTCGTGCTGAACCCCAAAACGAAATCACCGCTGGAAATCAGCGAGGACCATCCCGCTTTCCCCAAGCCGAACGCGACTCGTTGGATCATCGCGTGCAAGATGTGTGAATCGATCGGTGCATCGGTCGCAACGATGACGTTGATGCTTCCACCGGCTATGCGGCCGCGCCCCGCGAGATATCCGACGCGGCGCCGAAAGCTTCGAACGACCGGTAGCAATTCGTGACGCATGATCATGCCGATCGGGACGCCGGCGATCGTCAGTCGTTCGCGCGAGCCGCCGTTGAGATTCAGCAAGACGCCGACGGTATAGCCTCCCAAGTTCGCCGGAAGCACGCGCGACGCTGAGCCGATCCCACCTTTGAACGAGAATCCGTGCATCCCCGTGCCCGCCCCGACGTTGCCACGCGCGAACTGCCCGCTCCCGGCACGATTGAGAAGTGGCGGAATTTCCGTCGCCAAAACATGACGTCCCTGATCGTCATTCATGCCCTGGTCGTCGCATTCTCCGACGACGGGCAATGGTACGTCTTCAGTAATGCCGATGTCGGGATACTGCTGTATCATCCAGCTTTCGACACCGTCTGCAACCCGCGGAACGTTCATCGTCCCGGTCAACAAGATCGGGTGCTCGATGAAGCCGGATTCTTCTATCCAATGTGTCCCTGTAAATTCACCGTTGCCGTTGAGAGCATAAAACGCCGCGGCACAGCGTTGCGTCCATGGATCGCGATTTTGAAGGATTGCAGTCGCACCCGTACGCACCGGACCGATTCCCGGACGAAGCGCTCCGCTTCCCGAGATCTTCGTGAGATGCGCAACGCGCACGCCGGCGACATCCGTGATTCCGTCGACGTTGCCGCTCGGGAACGACCCGGAATGCAATGCTGCCGGCTTCGCGCCCGCGGCATAAACCATGGCCGGAGCAAGCATCCAGCCAGCGCTAAGGGTAAGAGCCGTGCTACGTCTCACAAGTTAACTCCCAGCTGCGACAATCGTCGGTAAGGCTGCCAGGTGTACACACGTTGCGAGAGGGTTGCACTACCGGAGCCCGCTAAGGTTCTAATTACCTCCCAGACGGGAACGACAATTTCCGTGACCTTTCCTCTCTCGAAGAAGGAGTGACCATTCCCATGATCCTGACCGTGAATGATGTTGCGGGACCGATTGATGTCGATCTCGCCTCCATCGGGATCAAACCGGGCGGCCGCGTTTTTCGAAATCTCTCGGTTGCGGAGCTTTACGAGCACGCGCTTCGACGGGATGAAGGCGCAATCGGCGCGAGCGGGCAGCTGATCGTCGACACCGGAAAACACACCGGTCGCTCGCCCAAGGACAAGTTCTTCGTCAAAGAGCCTTCGAGCGAGAAATACATCGATTGGGGCACCACCAACAAGCCGATCGATGAAGCGAAGTTTGATGCGCTCATGGCGCGCGTCGCCGATTACCTGAGCCGCAAAGATCTCTATGTTCTCGATTGCAACGTCGGAGCGGATCCCCGTTACAAGCTCAACGTACGCGTCGTAACGGAGCTCGCATGGCAAAATCTCTTTGCACGCGATCTGTTCATCGTCCCCGAAGAAGTCCCGGCTGATTTCAAACCGGATTTCACGGTTGTTGACGCCGCGCTTTTCGATGCCGATCCGGCACGCGACGGCACGAATTCCTCGACGTTCATTCTCGTCAACCTTGCCAAGAAGATCGTTTTGATCGGCGGAACGCGCTATGCGGGCGAAATCAAGAAATCGGTCTTCACGATCATGAACGCACTTTTACCGCTCAAGAACGTGTTGAGTATGCACGCTTCCGCGAACGTCGGGCCTTCGGGCGACGTCGCAATCTTCTTCGGCCTCTCGGGCACCGGTAAGACGACGCTCTCGGCCGACTCGCGCCGGCCGCTCATCGGCGACGACGAACACGGCTGGTCACTCGATGACGGCGTATTCAATTTCGAGGGTGGGTGCTACGCAAAGGTGATTCGCCTCTCGCAGAGCGCCGAGCCCGAGATTTGGGCCGCCTCGCACCGCTTTGGAACCGTGCTCGAGAACGTCGTCTTCGACGAGAAGACGCGGGAGCTAAAGCTCGATGAACAATCGAAGACCGAGAACACGCGCTCGGCATATCCGCTCGACTACATTCCGAACGTGCATCCCGGTTCGCGCGCGGGTCACGCGCGCGCCATCGTCATGTTGACGGCCGACGCGTTCGGTGTGTTGCCGCCGATCTCGAAGATGACACCCGAGCAGGCAATGTACCACTTCCTCTCAGGGTACACCGCGAAAGTTGCCGGCACGGAGCGTGGCGTCAACGAGCCTGAGGCCACGTTCTCGACGTGCTTCGGTGCGCCGTTCATGGTGCATCCGCCGACGACGTATGCGAGGATGCTCGGCGAGCGCATTCAGAAATTCAACGTAAGCTGCTGGCTGGTGAACACCGGTTGGACTGGCGGCCCGTACGGCGTCGGTTCGCGCATGAAGATTGAATACACGCGCGCCATGGTCAATGCCGCAATCGAAGGAAAGCTCGACGCCGGCATTACCTTCAAGCCCGAGCCCTTCTTCGGCTTACAGATTCCCTCGAGCGTGCCGGGAGTTCCGAGCGAAGTGCTCGATCCGCGTGCATCCTGGGCCGACAAAGCTGCGTACGACGCACAAGCGAAAAAGCTCGCGAAACTCTTCGCGGACAATTTCACGAAGTACGCCGCACAGGCCGGGGACGCGGTCAACGCGATCGCGATCCGGCCCTAGCTCACCTCGCCTAAGGAGAGCCTAAGCCGAGCGCTTTTAAGAGTATTCGCTTCGGGCGCTGACCGTCGAATTCGCCGTAATGCACGCGTTCCCACGGACCAAAATCCAGCTTGCCGCCGGTTACCGGAACGACGACCTGATGCCCGAGGATCATCCGCTTGAGGTGTGCGTCGGCATTGTCTTCGCCCGTTTCGTGATGCTTGTAATCCGGTTTGTTCGGGGCGAGCTCTTCAAGCCAGGCGGCGATGTCCTTCCACAAGCCCGGCTCGTGATCGTTCACGAAGATGCTGGCGGTTATGTGCATCGCCGTGACCAAGATCATGCCATCGTTCAATTTCGATTTTACGCAGAAACGCTGGACCTCATCGGTGATGTCGATGATCTCGTAGCGCTTCGCGGTCTTCATCGTGAGATATTCGGTGTACGCGATCATGCGTGTGGTTTGCGAGAATTCGCTGAGGGCTCCTCGCGCGGCGGGGCGAACTGGCCGCCATGGAGCTGATCGGCGTCAACGTCGGCGGAACGACGACCACCGTCGTACGCGGTGACGAAACCGGAGCGATGACGGAGCGCAGCAGTTTTCCGACGGAGAGTACCCTTGGCGCCGAACCGCTTTATGCAAAAATCACCGCTGCTATAAGGGATTTTCGCACTTCTAAAACACGGGCGGCGGGCGTCGCGATTGGCGGCCCGCTCGATGCAAAGCGTGGCGTGATCTTGAATGCGCCGCATTTGCCGTTCCGCAATTTTCCGCTGCTTGATCGCTTACGTGCAGATTGCGCCCTACCGGTGCTCGTACACCACGATGCGGCCGCATGTGCGCTCGCCGAATGGCGTTGGGGGCCGGATGCCGGCGCGTCCGGTATCGCGTATCTCACCTGCGGCACCGGCTTCGGTGCGGGACTCGTCCTCGACGGTCGCGTTCGGTACGGTGCAAGCGGCCATTCACCCGAGATCGGCCACATTCGATACCGCGACATGGGCCCGAATATCTTCGCAAAGCCGGGCTGTTTCGAAGGATTTGGGTCGGCAAAAGCGCTTCTGCTTCTTGCGCAAGAGCGCGATCCGGACGGCCTCGGCCAAACGAGCCCCCCCGAAATCCTCTCCCGAGCTCAGGCTGGTGAATCGCTTGCGCTCGAAATCGTCCGGGAAAACGCCCTTGCGGTCGGTGCAGCCTGCGCGCTCTTGGCAGATTTGCTCGTCCTCGACGTCGTTGCCCTCGGAAGCCTGTCCCTGTATGGGGGTGACGAATGGATCGGCTGGGTGCGCGAGAGGTTCGAGCGCGAAGCTCTCCCCGCAAACGTCGAAACCTGTCGTCTGCGTGCGGCCATGCCCGCCGTCCAGGACCTTTCCGCCCTCGCCACGGCGCTTGACGCAGCTTCGTAAAACTCTTTTTATACTGCGGGACGGCCGTCACTGGCGCCGAAGCGATTGAATATGCAGACCGTCCTCGCACTCGATGACGCGTTTACAAGTCTTCAAGGCTACCAGCGCATCCTCAAACAACTCGACGGCATCGAGGTCGTTCCGTATACGACGTCGCGTGCTGCCTTGATGTTCGCCGAGAGCAACTCGGTCGATCTCGTGATCACGGAGTATGATCTCGAGCCCGAGACCGGCCTCGATTTCGTTCAGAAATTTCGCAAGATCCCGGAACGCAAAGCCATTCCGGTCATCATGATCAGCGGAAAGAACGAGAATGATATCCGAGGCAACAAAGTTTTCGATGAAGAGGTCGACGACTTTCTGCACAAGCCGGCCGATCCGGTTCAGTTCCTGGCGCGCGTACGCAGCTTGCTCAAACTTCGCAGTAAAGATCTCGAGCTAAAAGAACGCGCTGAAATGCTCGCTGAGACGGTGCGCGACAAGACCAACGAAATCTTGCTCGCCGAGGAAGAGACGATCTTCCGCCTGACGCGTGCGGCCGAATATCGCGATAAGGAAACGAAAAATCACATCGTGCGCATGGGTCACTACGCACGCCTGCTAGCGGCGCGTATCGGCCGTTCGACTGCGGATCAGGAATTGATCTTCTTGGCTGCGCCGATGCACGATATTGGCAAAGTTGCGATTCCGGATAGCATTCTGCTCAAAGAAGGCAAGTTGACGCCGACCGAATGGGAAGTCATGAAGTCGCACGCACGCGCCGGTTACGAGATTCTCAAGGAAAGTGAGTCGCCCGTCATCAAGATGGGCGCCGAAATCGCGCTCGCGCATCACGAGAAGTGGGACGGCAGCGGATATCCTCAAGGCCTCAAAGGCAAGGATATCGCGCTGACCGGCCGCATCTGCGCGCTCACCGACGTTTTCGACGCGCTCGTTTCGACCCGCCCGTACAAAAAAGCGTGGCCGCTCAATGAAGTGCTCGACACGCTGAAAAAAGGCAAAGCACAGCACTTCGATCCGGCGCTCGTCGACGAGTTTTTGCAGATTATTCCGGACGTGCAGAAAGTCCGCAAAGCGCTCCCCGACTCCGAGGCCGCCTAACTACCCGGCGTCTTTGTGGATAAAACGTGGGTCCTGGGGACAGTAACAAAATAGACGTCGAGGCACTTGGGCCGGGGCACCGGATCGAGCTGTACATCAAATCGGACTGCCCCTATTGCGCGCAAGCGCAGGCATTTTATCGCAGCAAAGGCTGGGCGTTCGAGTCGTACGATGCGCAACGTGATGCTGCAGTTAGGCGCCGGATGCTGCAACTTTCAAGCGGCGATCCAACCACGCCCGCGATCGTCGTCGACGGAACGTACGTGCAATCCGGCTGGGGTAAGCCACCGAGGGGTTGAACGGTTCACTGACGCGCCGGTCGGCGCCTCTCAGACGGGCATGCCGCGAGAGAATACGAAAACGTACATTACAACCATGACGAGATACGCGCCAATCGCGAACGGGTCGATGCGCAGCGGGGCATCAACGCCATGCACAGTTGGCGGATCCGGTCGAGCGTAAAGCGTCGCTGCGATGATATCGATGTTTCCGATCGCCGACAGCAATCCGAGCATGACGATCGACAGCCTGCCGCCGATGCCCGCAGGCGCCAGTAATATGACGCCGGCGAGTAACGGAAGATAGAATCCGCCCATTACGTACCGCCGTTGATCGCGCCGTGAATCGAGCTGCGTATTCTGTGGCGCAACGGCAAACATCGACTCTTTTGCGACTGGTGCGAGCCGAACGATCGCAACGATGCCGATCGCGCACCATACCCAACGCGTCGGGAGCGGCGCTTGGAGAATGTCGGCGATCGCCCAGGTATCGCCGGCGCGCATCAACGGAGTTACGATCAGGTAGTTGACGAATAATATGATGCCTGACCAGGCCATCCAAAAGAGAAATAGGCGGGGGAACGTATAGCGCGGCGTTCCACGCCGAAGCCAAAGCAGAAAGACGACCCCGAGCAGCAAGCTCGTAAGCGGTCCGGCTGCAAGAATGAGCAGATTTTGCACCGGTGTCCCGCTCGGGTTGTCTTCGTAAAAAGCGTAGATCTTCGGGGAAAAACCGAGACTTTGCGCCATCAGGCCGTGGCCAACTTCGTGCAGCGTGGATGTTAGCAACACCGCAGTGGCATACGCCAAAGCCGAGTTGATCCAGAACGCGCGCCGGCCGCTCATACCGTCACAACGTCGGCGTAGACGAAGCCATCGCGTTCGACGACCTCTCCTACTTCAATTGCAATCGGCGCGTCGAACATCGGCCCGGCTGAAACGACCGTGTGGAACTCGCCATTTTCTCCGCAGGGATCGACGCTGTGGGGTAACTCCGCGAGCAACTGTCGATCGAATTGCCGGCCCGCGAACGTCCGGTCGAGCTTCTTCGGATCGACACAAACTAGATGGGCCGTAAGACCGATCCCGATCATTTCCTCGGCCAGCGCGCGCGTGTCGCGTTTCCAAAGTGGGAAAACTCCGTGCATGCCGGCTTTGGCAAGACGCTCTTCACGATACGCGCGAATATCCTCGAGAAAGAGATCCCCGAAGACGATATGCTCGATGCCCTCGGCCTGAATTTGGCCGACGGCAGCGGCCATGCGCGCGTCGTAGACCTCGTTCGTGCACGCGCCCGGAATCAGAATCTTGATGCACGGGAGCCGAAGCGCAGCGATTTGGCGATCGAGCAGACTGCTACGGACCCCGTGCATCGCGACGCGATCGTAGGTTTCCGTAATCGTCGTGAGGACGCCGACGACATCAACGTTTCCGCTGCGCTTCGCCTCGAGCAGCGCGAACGCGCTGTCCTTTCCCGAGCTCCAGGAGAGATAGGCTCTCGGCGTTATTTCTGCAGGCCTCGCATGCGCATGGCGTGATTGTGCGCGATGATCGTCTTGAATTGGTCGAACTCAGGGCCGGCGACGCCCCGGCGCATCGACATCGTGGACGCTCCACCCAGCCGTCCGCGAATTCGCACGGTCATGCCCACGGGGACGTACATCTTCTCATTTCGTCCGTAAACGACAAGCGTGTCATTGTTGGTGCCGTGGACGCACGCAACGATCGTCTCATCCCCGCGCGT
Above is a genomic segment from Candidatus Baltobacteraceae bacterium containing:
- a CDS encoding P1 family peptidase — protein: MLAPAMVYAAGAKPAALHSGSFPSGNVDGITDVAGVRVAHLTKISGSGALRPGIGPVRTGATAILQNRDPWTQRCAAAFYALNGNGEFTGTHWIEESGFIEHPILLTGTMNVPRVADGVESWMIQQYPDIGITEDVPLPVVGECDDQGMNDDQGRHVLATEIPPLLNRAGSGQFARGNVGAGTGMHGFSFKGGIGSASRVLPANLGGYTVGVLLNLNGGSRERLTIAGVPIGMIMRHELLPVVRSFRRRVGYLAGRGRIAGGSINVIVATDAPIDSHILHAMIQRVAFGLGKAGWSSLISSGDFVLGFSTTNLTRRNPGKQTETIDEDEHHIDALYSATADAAESAVYDALWSARTMVGADGWVLYGLPHPRVRALLAQYRR
- the pckA gene encoding phosphoenolpyruvate carboxykinase (ATP) yields the protein MTIPMILTVNDVAGPIDVDLASIGIKPGGRVFRNLSVAELYEHALRRDEGAIGASGQLIVDTGKHTGRSPKDKFFVKEPSSEKYIDWGTTNKPIDEAKFDALMARVADYLSRKDLYVLDCNVGADPRYKLNVRVVTELAWQNLFARDLFIVPEEVPADFKPDFTVVDAALFDADPARDGTNSSTFILVNLAKKIVLIGGTRYAGEIKKSVFTIMNALLPLKNVLSMHASANVGPSGDVAIFFGLSGTGKTTLSADSRRPLIGDDEHGWSLDDGVFNFEGGCYAKVIRLSQSAEPEIWAASHRFGTVLENVVFDEKTRELKLDEQSKTENTRSAYPLDYIPNVHPGSRAGHARAIVMLTADAFGVLPPISKMTPEQAMYHFLSGYTAKVAGTERGVNEPEATFSTCFGAPFMVHPPTTYARMLGERIQKFNVSCWLVNTGWTGGPYGVGSRMKIEYTRAMVNAAIEGKLDAGITFKPEPFFGLQIPSSVPGVPSEVLDPRASWADKAAYDAQAKKLAKLFADNFTKYAAQAGDAVNAIAIRP
- a CDS encoding secondary thiamine-phosphate synthase enzyme YjbQ — encoded protein: MIAYTEYLTMKTAKRYEIIDITDEVQRFCVKSKLNDGMILVTAMHITASIFVNDHEPGLWKDIAAWLEELAPNKPDYKHHETGEDNADAHLKRMILGHQVVVPVTGGKLDFGPWERVHYGEFDGQRPKRILLKALGLGSP
- a CDS encoding ROK family protein; protein product: MELIGVNVGGTTTTVVRGDETGAMTERSSFPTESTLGAEPLYAKITAAIRDFRTSKTRAAGVAIGGPLDAKRGVILNAPHLPFRNFPLLDRLRADCALPVLVHHDAAACALAEWRWGPDAGASGIAYLTCGTGFGAGLVLDGRVRYGASGHSPEIGHIRYRDMGPNIFAKPGCFEGFGSAKALLLLAQERDPDGLGQTSPPEILSRAQAGESLALEIVRENALAVGAACALLADLLVLDVVALGSLSLYGGDEWIGWVRERFEREALPANVETCRLRAAMPAVQDLSALATALDAAS
- a CDS encoding HD domain-containing phosphohydrolase, coding for MQTVLALDDAFTSLQGYQRILKQLDGIEVVPYTTSRAALMFAESNSVDLVITEYDLEPETGLDFVQKFRKIPERKAIPVIMISGKNENDIRGNKVFDEEVDDFLHKPADPVQFLARVRSLLKLRSKDLELKERAEMLAETVRDKTNEILLAEEETIFRLTRAAEYRDKETKNHIVRMGHYARLLAARIGRSTADQELIFLAAPMHDIGKVAIPDSILLKEGKLTPTEWEVMKSHARAGYEILKESESPVIKMGAEIALAHHEKWDGSGYPQGLKGKDIALTGRICALTDVFDALVSTRPYKKAWPLNEVLDTLKKGKAQHFDPALVDEFLQIIPDVQKVRKALPDSEAA
- a CDS encoding glutaredoxin domain-containing protein, with the translated sequence MGPGDSNKIDVEALGPGHRIELYIKSDCPYCAQAQAFYRSKGWAFESYDAQRDAAVRRRMLQLSSGDPTTPAIVVDGTYVQSGWGKPPRG